Proteins from one Saccharomyces eubayanus strain FM1318 chromosome XI, whole genome shotgun sequence genomic window:
- the YJU2 gene encoding mRNA splicing protein YJU2 yields MSERKAINKYYPPDYNPLEAEKLSRKMSKKLKTMNKSQASIRLMTPFSMRCLECNEYIPKSRKFNGKKELLKEKYLDSIKIYRLTISCPRCANSITFRTDPGTSDYVMEIGGVRNYVPQKPDDNSEPKPAAESIDDTLQRLVREKETEQNEKLGIKDQADDKMDLLEKRLAKIQQEQEDDEELENLRKRNLEMGQRAELINRNNHSQQEKTETSHELDDLVERAFDNHRQHAAKTDDGHDKKKAPLFNPLAIKGRVQKKKKLSRTNPLGIVVKRGNPSPK; encoded by the coding sequence ATGTCTGAAAGAAAGGCTATAAACAAGTACTATCCACCGGATTACAACCCGTTGGAGGCTGAAAAGCTGTCCAGGAAGATGTccaaaaaactgaaaaccATGAATAAGAGCCAAGCATCGATTAGATTGATGACGCCATTCAGTATGAGATGTTTAGAATGTAACGAATACATCCCTAAAAGTAGAAAGTTTAACGGTAAGAAGGAACTCCTGAAAGAGAAGTATTTGGACTCTATAAAAATCTACAGGTTAACCATATCATGTCCTCGCTGCGCCAACTCCATTACATTCAGAACGGATCCCGGTACCTCTGATTATGTGATGGAGATCGGAGGTGTGAGAAACTATGTCCCACAGAAGCCCGATGATAATTCTGAACCAAAACCGGCGGCGGAAAGTATAGATGACACACTCCAGCGATTAGTACGAGAGAAGGAAACGGAGCAGAATGAGAAATTGGGCATAAAGGACCAAGCAGACGACAAGATGGATCTGCTGGAGAAACGACTGGCTAAGATTcagcaagaacaagaagatgacgaagaattggaaaatctAAGGAAAAGGAATCTAGAAATGGGACAAAGAGCAGAATTGATAAACCGCAACAACCATTCCCAACAGGAAAAGACAGAGACGTCGCATGAGCTTGACGATCTTGTGGAGCGAGCATTCGATAATCACAGGCAGCATGCTGCCAAGACAGACGATGGCCacgataaaaaaaaggcccCACTGTTCAATCCCCTAGCCATCAAGGGGAGAGtgcaaaagaagaagaagctcTCGCGGACTAATCCATTGGGGATAGTCGTGAAGCGTGGGAACCCGTCTCCCAAGTGA
- the YJU3 gene encoding acylglycerol lipase gives MVEYPYKVQTKTPELQYETFDGAKFGYMLWPVQNGTNEVKGRILLVHGFGEYTKIQFRLMDHLSLNGYESFTFDQRGAGVTSPGKLKGVTNEYQVFNDLEHFVERNLSECKAKGIPLFMWGHSMGGGICLNYACQGKHKNEISGYIGSGPLIILHPHTMYSKPTQIAAPLLAKFLPKVRIDTGLDLNGMTSDKAYRDFLGSDPMSVPMYGSFRQIHDFMQRGAKLYKNQNNYVQKNFAKNKPVIVMHGEDDTINDPKGSKKFIQDCPSDDKELKLYPGARHSIFSLETDENFNTVFNDLKQWLDQHTASEAKP, from the coding sequence ATGGTTGAGTATCCTTATAAAGTGCAAACGAAAACGCCGGAACTGCAGTATGAGACCTTCGATGGTGCCAAGTTCGGGTACATGCTTTGGCCCGTCCAGAATGGCACTAACGAGGTCAAAGGTAGAATCTTGCTAGTCCATGGGTTTGGCGAGTACACAAAAATTCAATTCCGTCTTATGGACCACTTGTCCCTCAATGGGTACGAGTCATTCACGTTTGACCAAAGAGGCGCAGGTGTTACATCGCCGGGCAAATTGAAGGGTGTAACAAACGAGTACCAAGTGTTCAATGACCTTGAACATTTTGTGGAGAGAAACTTGAGCGAGTGTAAAGCCAAGGGCATCCCCTTATTCATGTGGGGACACTCCATGGGGGGCGGTATCTGCTTAAACTATGCGTGCCAAGGTAAGCACAAGAACGAAATAAGCGGGTACATTGGTTCAGGGCCGTTAATAATCTTACATCCGCACACTATGTACAGCAAGCCAACCCAAATAGCCGCCCCCTTACTGGCTAAGTTCCTGCCCAAAGTGAGGATTGACACTGGTTTAGACTTGAACGGTATGACGTCCGATAAAGCGTACCGCGATTTCTTGGGTAGCGACCCTATGTCTGTTCCAATGTACGGGTCATTCAGGCAGATCCACGACTTTATGCAACGTGGTGCCAAGCTGTACAAGAACCAGAATAACTATGTCCAGAAGAACTTTGCCAAAAATAAACCCGTCATTGTCATGCACGGCGAAGACGATACCATCAACGACCCCAAGGGGTCCAAGAAGTTCATTCAGGATTGTCCCTCTGACGACAAGGAACTGAAGCTCTACCCAGGTGCAAGACACTCCATTTTCTCGCTAGAGACAGACGAAAACTTCAACACTGTGTTCAATGACTTGAAGCAGTGGCTGGACCAACACACCGCATCCGAGGCTAAACCATAA
- the BUD2 gene encoding GTPase-activating protein BUD2: MSSNNEPAQSQRLHFILDEFLYNIKRYKNTFEGEIQWCNDLSLNDWKTHYLQITKSGSLTHSIDELTADSANIQPIIKHLQQCELQITKDTQSPFIDVKANCNFIIRVKASGKDFKVYLRVKNWDSFKRLLTCLIWWSSMKTNGIFNKFQISAPYEYDTKKLGQPESLLVYKLNVFGPMVKHTTLPPATNPLDKPNISNNDNNGKGWFSAMGVFKSDGILDLLLQSDGSPIYSIDITQLLKSEIRILDSSVLQNDNCLFLGELPLLRKQLNDENFHIESINSSNNNSSNISEEIIIQFPLRIDLEDCFVALQSYARSEYLSITGSDKSNGMRISNSFKLSILEANFQSINLNDKNNTPWSIFTDITTWGHTWARTSMVPGSPNPFWREEFQFDELLRLDTSYLEIKQLFHDPIHSNNKKRLRLVGKIGITQEMINDARYNKETRLPIMDVDNQNFQIGTICIKLSSNLNFILPSTNFMKLEKLLANLNLSMISNLIYKSSSSMENDNKLMQISVIFLDIFQSTSRIEDWFNVLIDKELSKIDGTVSRINQKNLDSKHIFNSLFRGNSILTKSTEQYFFRVGNEYLNEALGGILKDIIESNESFELDPARIKEEGNKKEKILGDNYKRLYFWVTKIWKKLYATSNDLPIEIRNVLKIFRKKLEIICTEDILQIILNGISGLLFLRFFCPVILNPKLFKYVSENLNETSRRNLTLISKVLLNLSTLTRFANKEPWLMSMNHFIDKRRDELLEYIDKMTQKKLDFNSKKLNLSSNITRPKLPIDQAILDDLPQLPCLIDKNSRETELVNLIINFSQENGNKMLKDSQMEENGKQDLTGGDRLSTSSSINLSINRKDLDSPVGAKPEIGELEFERITENNTEVFGDDLMNLLKSDDGGPKHDSLVSSINNNVNPNSTFTTQEEERYMMKELEQECYLLYNKIDRITKRLSDYECASSSLFEDRKYSISLSHKIYYEQLREGDAIVLKLLSNPSMDRSSIKLRKFFRRGASSKLYNIGDHYNKFLIVEGIGTEFFNGTNRLSSRGTSLNGDDKDNQTIPSSSSSSNKSGLGNRFSPTKLSRMMRRAPNGDVPKEQSAHKLTRWFKKKKDPRGLD, translated from the coding sequence ATGAGTTCAAACAATGAACCAGCACAAAGTCAAAGACTACATTTCATATTGGACGAATTTTTGTACAACATCAAGCGTTATAAAAACACATTTGAAGGTGAGATTCAGTGGTGCAATGACCTTTCGTTGAACGATTGGAAGACCCACTATCTACAGATTACCAAGTCGGGCTCCTTAACTCATTCAATTGATGAATTAACAGCAGACTCCGCCAATATCCAACCCATTATCAAGCATTTACAACAGTGTGAATTACAGATCACAAAAGACACACAATCACCTTTTATAGATGTTAAGGCAAACTGCAACTTTATAATCCGAGTGAAAGCTTCAGGCAAGGATTTCAAAGTGTACCTTCGAGTCAAGAACTGGGATAGTTTTAAGAGATTGCTGACGTGTTTGATTTGGTGGAGCTCGATGAAGACGAATGGTATATTCAACAAGTTTCAGATATCGGCTCCTTATGAGTATGACACAAAGAAACTGGGGCAGCCAGAAAGTTTGTTGGTCTATAAATTAAATGTTTTTGGACCCATGGTAAAACATACTACTCTTCCACCGGCCACGAATCCTTTAGATAAGCCTAACATAAGTAACAACGATAATAACGGGAAAGGCTGGTTCTCGGCTATGGGCGTTTTTAAATCAGACGGCATACTAGATCTTCTTTTACAAAGTGACGGATCTCCAATTTACTCAATAGACATTACCCAACTTTTAAAATCAGAAATTAGAATCTTAGATTCTTCTGTTCTACAAAATGAcaattgtttgtttttagGTGAATTGCCGCTCTTACGAAAACAGTTAAATGACGAAAATTTTCACATAGAAAGTATTAATTCTAGTAATAATAACTCTAGTAATATCTCTGAAGAAATTATTATACAATTCCCTTTAAGGATAGACTTGGAAGATTGTTTCGTGGCATTACAATCATACGCTAGGTCAGAATATTTATCTATTACCGGCTCAGATAAATCAAACGGTATGAGGATATCGAATAGCTTCAAGCTTTCTATATTGGAGGCTAATTTTCAATCAATAAATTTAAATGATAAGAATAATACACCGTGGTCAATATTCACTGACATAACGACTTGGGGTCATACATGGGCTAGAACATCAATGGTTCCAGGTTCACCGAATCCATTTTGGAGAGAAGAGTTTCAGTTTGACGAACTGTTGAGACTTGATACTTCCTACCTGGAAATCAAGCAGCTATTTCATGACCCTATCCACTCTAATAACAAAAAGCGGTTACGGTTGGTTGGTAAAATCGGAATTACACAGGAGATGATAAATGATGCGAGATATAACAAGGAAACAAGATTGCCGATCATGGATGTTGATAATCAAAATTTCCAGATCGGTACAATCTGTATCAAGCTCTCCtcaaatttgaactttATTTTGCCATCCACCAATTTTATGAAATTAGAAAAGCTTTTGGCTAATTTGAACTTATCCatgatttcaaatttaatatacaaatcttcttcatcaatggAAAATGACAATAAATTGATGCAAATATCTGTAATTTTTCTGGATATTTTCCAATCTACATCTCGGATAGAAGATTGGTTTAATGTTCTTATAGACAAGGAATTGTCCAAGATAGACGGGACAGTTTCGAgaataaatcaaaaaaatttagatTCAAAGCATATCTTTAACAGTTTATTCCGTGGTAATTCTATTTTGACTAAATCGACTGagcaatattttttcagggTAGGCAATGAATACCTGAACGAAGCGCTTGGCGGTATTTTGAAGGACATCATCGAATCAAATGAATCATTTGAATTGGATCCTGCTagaataaaagaagaaggaaacaagaaggagaaaataTTAGGGGATAATTATAAAAGATTGTACTTCTGGGTCAcgaagatttggaaaaaactCTACGCAACAAGCAATGACTTACCCATTGAGATTAGGAACGttttaaagatttttaGAAAGAAATTAGAGATAATTTGTACCGAAGACATTTTACAAATAATTCTAAACGGTATATCTGGATTGCTGTTTTTGAGGTTTTTCTGTCCGGTTATATTGAATCCTAAGTTATTTAAATATGTTTCCGAAAACCTAAATGAaacatcaagaagaaacctCACTTTAATAAGCAAAGTCCTGCTAAATTTATCTACATTAACACGGTTTGCTAACAAAGAGCCGTGGTTAATGAGTATGAATCATTTTATTGATAAAAGGCGTGATGAGTTGTTGGAATACATCGATAAGATGacacaaaagaaactagaTTTCAATTCCAAAAAACTAAATCTAAGTTCCAATATAACAAGACCTAAGTTGCCCATTGACCAAGCAATCTTGGATGATTTGCCTCAGCTCCCTTGTTTAATTGATAAAAACTCCAGAGAAACTGAACTCGTCAACTTGATCATTAATTTCAGTCAAGAAAATGGGAACAAGATGCTAAAAGATAGCCAGATGGAAGAAAACGGAAAGCAAGACTTAACAGGGGGAGATCGTCTTTCTACGAGCAGTAGTATAAATTTGTCGATAAATAGGAAGGATTTAGATTCACCAGTAGGTGCGAAACCAGAAATTGGAGAGTTAGAATTTGAGAGGATAACTGAAAATAATACAGAAGTTTTTGGAGACGATTTAATGAACTTACTCAAGAGTGATGACGGAGGCCCCAAGCATGATAGTTTGGTTAGCAGTATTAATAATAACGTGAACCCTAATTCGACATTCACGACACAGGAGGAGGAGAGATATATGATGAAAGAACTAGAACAAGAGTGCTATTTACTCTACAACAAGATTGACCGTATCACAAAAAGATTATCAGATTACGAATGTGCTTCGAGTAGTCTGTTCGAAGACAGAAAATATTCCATATCACTTTCACATAAGATTTACTATGAGCAATTACGAGAGGGTGATGCTATCGTACTTAAATTGCTAAGCAATCCTTCCATGGATCGGTCTTCTATAAAATtacgaaaatttttcagaagagGTGCTAGCAGTAAACTTTACAACATTGGAGATCATTATAATAAGTTTCTGATTGTTGAAGGGATTGGTActgaattttttaatgGTACGAACAGATTATCATCACGCGGGACATCATTGAATGGCGATGATAAGGATAACCAAACGATACCTTCGTCTTCAAgctcttcaaataaaagtGGTTTGGGTAATAGGTTTTCTCCCACAAAGTTATCGAGGATGATGAGAAGAGCTCCCAATGGAGATGTACCTAAAGAACAAAGTGCTCATAAATTGACGAGATggttcaagaaaaaaaaggaccCGAGGGGGCTTGACTGA
- the CWP1 gene encoding Cwp1p has product MRFSTALSVALLALAKMVAADSEEFGLLSIRSGSDLQYLSVYSDNGALKLGGGSNSLSATVTDDGKLKFDDGKYAVVSDDGSLKEGSESDATTGFSIKNSYLNYKTSSGFYAVKDGSSYIFSSKQSSDATGIAIRPTSKTGSVVPDFSPSDSNSSTSTTESASTSASSSSASESTKVSTTVSTTESTKASTSTSASTASSGAASVISQITDGQIQAPKTVSQQTENGAVKAAVGMGAGALAAAAAMLL; this is encoded by the coding sequence ATGAGATTTTCTACTGCTTTATCTGTCGCTTTGTTAGCCTTGGCCAAGATGGTCGCCGCCGACTCTGAAGAATTCGGTTTGCTAAGTATCCGTTCTGGTTCCGACTTACAATACTTGAGTGTTTACAGTGACAACGGCGCTTTGAAGCTAGGTGGTGGTAGCAACTCTTTAAGCGCTACTGTCACCGATGACGGTAAGTTGAAATTTGACGACGGCAAATACGCTGTTGTCAGTGACGATGGTTCCCTAAAGGAAGGTTCCGAAAGCGACGCTACTACAGGCTTCTCCATCAAAAACAGCTACTTGAACTACAAGACTTCCTCTGGGTTCTATGCTGTCAAAGATGGTTCCTCTTACATATTCTCTTCCAAGCAATCTAGCGACGCTACTGGTATTGCCATCAGACCTACCAGCAAAACCGGTTCAGTCGTTCCAGACTTTTCTCCAAGTGATTCTAATTCCTCCACCTCCACCACAGAATCTGCTTCTacttctgcttcttcttcttccgcTTCTGAATCCACCAAGGTTTCTACAACTGTTTCCACCACCGAATCCACCAAGGCTTCCACCTCCACATCCGCTTCCACTGCTAGTTCTGGCGCTGCTTCTGTCATCTCTCAAATTACCGATGGCCAAATCCAAGCTCCAAAAACCGTTTCTCAACAAACTGAAAATGGTGCCGTCAAGGCTGCCGTCGGAATGGGTGCTGGTGCTTTAGCTGCTGCCGCCGCTATGCTGCTATAA
- the MBR1 gene encoding Mbr1p, with product MRMDKPTDRPQSVRETNADYSGIPVDDMDCLNFFERGVQDPCCEACDTEDADDELRAKLNSFNFKSDSTPCSGKCQHTLNPLCKIDEIQPANLDLAPSRNGSVSDANSDANSIASSIHDSRDPKYGAMPGLRKAKTTSYFTSSSSSSNNTTMRNSLKKCNTNINGLLANGRNSSSSRQSIPELFNGAYSKMKGNTLMKNDTPRLDLSSNSLEHSNTRSFSLPRSRSRSSAIAIPTHLYGLEKYVSPELDTLTABPEVGAGNFLSARQRANSSSSSNTTGDTNPPSPNSNNSSMLNFPLGANTNQCNLLRQQQQQQQFAKSSFGAGRKKSFIEMSLANSFAG from the coding sequence ATGAGGATGGACAAGCCAACAGATAGACCACAATCTGTAAGAGAAACGAATGCTGACTATTCTGGGATTCCGGTGGACGATATGGACTGTTTGAACTTTTTCGAAAGAGGTGTCCAGGACCCATGCTGCGAGGCCTGTGACACTGAAGACGCAGATGATGAACTGAGGGCAAAGCTTAACAGTTTTAATTTCAAGTCGGATTCCACTCCTTGTAGTGGGAAATGTCAACACACACTAAACCCCCTGTGCAAAATCGATGAAATTCAACCGGCCAACTTGGACTTGGCTCCTTCGAGAAACGGTTCGGTATCTGACGCAAATTCAGATGCGAATTCTATTGCATCCTCTATCCATGACTCTAGAGACCCCAAATACGGAGCTATGCCCGGGTTGAGGAAGGCCAAAACTACTTCGTACTTTAcctcctcttcctcctcctccaATAACACCACGATGAGAAACTCACTAAAAAAGTGTAATACAAACATAAATGGTCTTTTGGCGAATGGAAGAAATTCCAGCTCTTCAAGACAATCTATACCAGAGCTTTTTAATGGCGCATATTCCAAAATGAAGGGCAATACATTAATGAAGAACGATACCCCCCGTTTGGATTTATCATCCAATTCACTTGAACATTCCAATACAAGATCGTTCTCGCTACCTAGGTCAAGATCGAGATCCTCCGCCATAGCGATACCAACTCATCTGTATGGCTTGGAGAAGTACGTTTCTCCTGAATTGGACACTTTAACTGCCRATCCTGAAGTCGGCGCtggaaattttttaagCGCAAGGCAGCGTGCGAAttcatcctcttcttcaaacaCTACAGGGGATACCAATCCACCCtcaccaaattcaaataattcATCAATGCTCAATTTCCCTCTAGGTGCAAATACGAATCAATGTAATTTATTAagacagcagcagcaacaacagcagttTGCAAAATCAAGCTTTGGTgctggaagaaaaaaatctttcatCGAAATGTCATTGGCAAATTCATTTGCAGGATAG